From Paraburkholderia hayleyella, a single genomic window includes:
- a CDS encoding calcium:proton antiporter has product MTTTSPALSRWTMWAPIAAWIVLGAAFVMPSHGGIVLALFGGALAASVFAAVHHAEVVAHRVGEPFGTLVLAIAVTVIEVALIVSVMLTAGPEKAGLARDTVFAAVMIVCNGIVGICLLVGGLHHREQDFQIRGASAALAVLASLSVLTLVMPNYTTTHAGPVLSSSQLAFAGISSLVLYGVFVFVQTVRHRDYFLAAVADEDVHAEPPSRSVALVSLVLLVVCLVAVVLLAKLLSPAVETAVRDVGAPASAVGIVIAALVLLPEGLAAVRAARANRLQNSLNLALGSALASIGLTIPTVAVVFLWTGGPLVLGIDGKETVLLLLTLLVGTLTLSTGRTTILQGAVHLSLFAAYLFLSFAP; this is encoded by the coding sequence ATGACTACGACCTCCCCTGCATTGTCTCGCTGGACCATGTGGGCGCCGATTGCCGCCTGGATCGTGCTGGGTGCAGCTTTCGTGATGCCCAGCCACGGGGGCATAGTGCTGGCATTGTTTGGCGGGGCGCTGGCCGCTTCGGTGTTCGCGGCCGTGCATCATGCCGAAGTCGTGGCGCATCGTGTCGGCGAACCTTTTGGCACGCTCGTGCTGGCTATCGCCGTGACCGTGATCGAAGTCGCCCTGATCGTGTCCGTGATGCTGACAGCAGGTCCGGAAAAAGCGGGCCTCGCGCGCGACACCGTGTTCGCTGCCGTGATGATCGTGTGCAACGGAATTGTCGGCATCTGTCTGCTGGTGGGTGGGCTGCACCATCGTGAGCAAGACTTTCAGATTCGTGGCGCTAGCGCCGCGCTCGCCGTGCTGGCGTCACTTTCGGTTCTCACACTGGTGATGCCCAACTACACCACGACCCACGCAGGGCCGGTGCTTTCATCGTCACAACTCGCGTTCGCAGGAATCTCATCACTCGTGCTGTATGGCGTGTTTGTTTTTGTTCAAACCGTGCGTCACCGGGATTATTTTCTGGCGGCAGTGGCCGACGAAGACGTCCACGCCGAGCCGCCCAGCCGCTCCGTGGCACTTGTGAGCCTTGTGCTGCTGGTCGTCTGCCTCGTTGCCGTGGTGTTGCTAGCCAAACTGCTCTCACCGGCTGTCGAAACCGCCGTCCGCGACGTGGGTGCGCCCGCCTCCGCTGTCGGGATTGTGATTGCAGCGCTTGTGCTATTGCCTGAGGGGCTCGCTGCCGTGCGGGCCGCACGCGCCAACCGCTTGCAAAACAGCCTGAATCTCGCGCTAGGCTCGGCGCTGGCAAGTATCGGCCTGACCATTCCAACGGTCGCTGTCGTGTTTCTCTGGACCGGCGGGCCTTTAGTGCTGGGCATCGATGGCAAGGAAACGGTGCTGTTGCTGCTCACATTGCTAGTCGGCACGCTCACCTTGAGTACCGGGCGCACCACCATCTTGCAAGGCGCGGTCCATCTGTCGCTCTTCGCGGCTTACCTGTTCCTGTCATTTGCCCCGTGA
- a CDS encoding OpgC domain-containing protein produces the protein MPKFQSRLVELDFFRGLVLLIIVVDHIGGSILSRITLHAYALCDAAEVFVFLGGFATATAYAALAERRSETVAQQRFLRRALEIYRAFLVTAGLMLLVSAVLIAFSIDAPNLTTTDLTDLAATPASALRDILLLRRQPYLASVLPMYAGFALIVPVILPLARTRPWLLLAGSVALWASAPALYGYLPVAAGTRWDFNPFAWQLLFVLGIVMRCQPVYPRLSAARHGWLINVLALAIVAAAACYKLLFEHVPLIGIFKPNLSWLRVVNFLAIAWLIANLIRLGWAGRLARWLPWVGLIGRHGLLCFIAGSAISLVIDSLLYTATSGYLNLPLGLMADAIAISALIGVAQAAGPVARIYPRLFAFRFKTSG, from the coding sequence ATGCCCAAGTTTCAATCCCGTCTCGTCGAACTTGATTTTTTTCGCGGGCTGGTTCTTCTGATTATCGTTGTCGATCACATTGGCGGCAGCATCCTCTCGCGTATTACGCTGCATGCGTATGCGCTGTGCGATGCGGCCGAAGTCTTTGTGTTTCTGGGCGGGTTTGCCACGGCGACGGCCTATGCCGCGCTCGCCGAACGGCGCAGCGAAACCGTTGCACAACAGCGCTTCTTGCGCCGCGCGCTCGAAATCTACCGCGCCTTTCTCGTCACTGCAGGCTTGATGTTGCTGGTTAGCGCCGTGCTGATTGCCTTCAGTATTGACGCCCCCAACCTCACGACAACCGATCTCACCGATCTGGCCGCCACGCCCGCCAGCGCGCTGCGAGATATTTTGCTGCTGCGCCGTCAGCCTTATCTCGCATCGGTTCTGCCCATGTATGCCGGGTTCGCGTTGATCGTGCCGGTGATTTTGCCGCTTGCCCGCACCCGCCCCTGGTTACTGCTGGCCGGCAGCGTCGCGCTCTGGGCCAGCGCGCCCGCGCTCTATGGTTACCTGCCGGTTGCCGCGGGCACGCGCTGGGATTTCAATCCGTTTGCCTGGCAACTATTGTTCGTGCTAGGCATCGTGATGCGCTGCCAGCCGGTGTATCCGCGTCTGAGCGCGGCGCGCCATGGCTGGCTTATCAACGTCCTCGCACTGGCTATCGTGGCTGCCGCGGCTTGCTACAAACTGCTGTTCGAGCATGTACCGCTCATTGGCATCTTTAAACCAAACCTTTCCTGGCTGCGAGTGGTGAATTTTCTCGCCATCGCATGGCTCATCGCCAACCTGATCCGGCTAGGCTGGGCCGGACGTCTCGCTCGCTGGCTGCCATGGGTGGGCCTGATTGGCCGTCACGGCCTGCTTTGTTTTATCGCTGGCTCGGCAATTTCACTGGTGATCGATTCGCTGCTTTACACCGCGACCAGCGGCTACCTGAACCTGCCGCTCGGGCTCATGGCAGATGCAATCGCCATTAGTGCGCTCATCGGCGTAGCCCAGGCGGCTGGGCCAGTTGCACGAATCTATCCGAGGCTCTTCGCCTTTCGTTTTAAAACCTCGGGTTAA
- a CDS encoding alpha/beta hydrolase — MRLRTGLVTLLVAVVASTPALGSTVFNRTFHSAALARDWAYTVYLPAGYFSTSEATHYPVLYLLHGNNGNATDWITQGNLQATADALIERKEIAPVVIVMPQGGTDWYVDRKEKIETAFFEDLMPEIEKHYGVLAQRNARVIGGVSMGGFGALRYAMTHPRYFCGALLLSPAIYADEPPADSAARRVGVFGEQQFDPRIWHALNYPALWPRYLSKPYRLPMFIAAGDDDLIIQAEASLLYTHLRQVGNPAALRIVGGGHTWDVWRTLLPHALRYALGCIKSPTRE, encoded by the coding sequence ATGAGGCTTCGTACAGGACTTGTGACACTACTCGTGGCTGTAGTAGCCAGCACACCGGCATTGGGTAGCACCGTCTTCAACCGCACGTTCCACTCCGCGGCGCTGGCGCGCGACTGGGCCTATACGGTGTATCTACCAGCGGGTTATTTCTCCACGTCAGAAGCCACGCATTATCCGGTGTTGTATCTGCTGCATGGCAATAACGGCAACGCTACCGACTGGATCACCCAGGGCAATCTGCAAGCCACGGCTGATGCATTAATTGAACGCAAGGAGATCGCGCCGGTAGTGATCGTCATGCCGCAAGGCGGCACCGATTGGTACGTCGATCGCAAGGAGAAAATCGAAACGGCATTTTTCGAAGATCTGATGCCTGAAATCGAAAAACACTATGGGGTTTTGGCCCAACGCAATGCCCGTGTAATTGGCGGGGTTTCAATGGGGGGATTTGGCGCGCTGCGCTACGCGATGACACATCCCCGATATTTTTGCGGAGCGTTGTTACTCAGCCCGGCGATCTATGCCGACGAGCCCCCTGCGGATTCCGCGGCACGCCGCGTCGGAGTGTTCGGCGAACAGCAGTTCGATCCGCGTATCTGGCATGCCCTCAACTATCCGGCGTTATGGCCACGCTATCTGAGCAAGCCATATCGCCTTCCGATGTTTATCGCAGCAGGCGACGATGATCTGATTATCCAGGCCGAAGCGTCGCTGCTGTATACGCATCTGCGTCAGGTGGGCAACCCGGCAGCGCTCAGGATTGTTGGCGGTGGCCATACCTGGGACGTTTGGCGCACGCTTTTGCCTCATGCGCTCCGGTATGCGCTGGGCTGTATCAAATCGCCCACGCGCGAATAA
- a CDS encoding AI-2E family transporter: MSLRLPVLPNKAASPNHRKMQHAALAVLYTALVLLAVWVVRDFIRPVVWAAVVAIALWPLLRLIEGSSWFRGRATLIAGCLTLAVSLLLLLPLGIGIAQASNEAHDLIVWFRTVQENGIPLPHFVEHLPFGAHQVTAWWQANLAQPLRESPAIKSLHGAALMTFSRHFGMHAAHGLMLFGFMLVTLFIIFRAGSRLSDTLLKGACRAFGDDGAKLVAQMAKAVRGTVSGLVVVGLGEGLLLGVAYILASVPHAALLGLITALAAMLPFCAPLTFCAAALWLLLNGSLASAIALVVFGFVVVFIAEHFVRPVLIGNSARLPFLLVLFGILGGAQTFGLLGLFIGPALMTVLMVLWSEWVRH; encoded by the coding sequence ATGAGCTTGCGTTTGCCCGTGTTGCCGAACAAGGCGGCTTCCCCCAATCACCGAAAAATGCAGCACGCCGCGCTGGCGGTGTTGTATACCGCGCTGGTTTTGCTTGCTGTATGGGTGGTGCGTGATTTCATCCGGCCTGTGGTCTGGGCTGCCGTCGTTGCGATTGCATTGTGGCCGCTGCTGCGTTTGATTGAAGGATCTTCATGGTTCAGGGGCCGGGCAACATTGATTGCCGGTTGCCTGACGCTGGCGGTGTCGCTGCTTTTGTTATTGCCATTGGGTATTGGGATCGCTCAGGCAAGCAACGAGGCACATGATCTGATCGTCTGGTTTAGAACCGTTCAGGAAAATGGCATTCCATTGCCGCATTTCGTGGAGCATCTGCCTTTCGGCGCGCACCAGGTGACGGCATGGTGGCAAGCCAATCTGGCCCAGCCCTTGCGTGAATCACCCGCCATCAAAAGCTTGCATGGTGCGGCGTTGATGACATTCAGCCGACACTTTGGCATGCATGCGGCACATGGGCTCATGCTGTTTGGCTTCATGCTGGTCACCCTGTTTATTATTTTCCGGGCTGGATCACGGTTATCGGACACCTTGCTCAAAGGGGCCTGTCGTGCGTTTGGGGACGACGGCGCAAAACTCGTTGCGCAAATGGCGAAAGCAGTACGCGGCACGGTGTCGGGGCTCGTCGTGGTCGGGCTCGGCGAAGGGCTCTTGCTAGGCGTGGCCTACATTCTGGCGAGCGTGCCGCACGCTGCATTGCTTGGCCTGATCACTGCGCTTGCCGCGATGCTGCCCTTTTGTGCTCCGCTTACGTTTTGCGCGGCAGCGTTGTGGTTATTGCTGAATGGCTCACTCGCCAGCGCCATTGCGCTGGTGGTGTTTGGCTTTGTCGTGGTGTTTATCGCCGAACATTTTGTGCGTCCGGTACTGATTGGCAATTCGGCGCGGCTGCCATTTTTGCTGGTGTTATTTGGCATTCTGGGCGGAGCCCAAACTTTCGGTTTGCTTGGGCTCTTTATTGGCCCTGCCCTGATGACCGTGCTGATGGTGCTCTGGAGCGAGTGGGTCAGACACTGA
- a CDS encoding DUF3331 domain-containing protein, translating to MTSTAFLPLNGTNGVRIEILERSDTTLVIRWVEPGRCHYGEQRWRRRSAHTSGTCAVSCCKIRRGDAVFKPAERPAPANATAMISAELINSLTECI from the coding sequence ATGACTTCCACCGCATTTTTACCCCTGAATGGCACCAATGGCGTGCGCATCGAAATTCTGGAGCGCTCAGATACCACCTTGGTCATACGTTGGGTAGAGCCTGGCCGCTGTCATTATGGCGAACAGCGCTGGCGCAGACGCTCCGCACATACGTCGGGGACATGTGCGGTATCGTGCTGCAAAATTCGCCGAGGCGATGCCGTATTCAAGCCTGCCGAACGTCCCGCGCCCGCCAATGCAACTGCCATGATTTCAGCCGAGCTTATCAACAGTCTTACGGAATGCATCTAG
- a CDS encoding TauD/TfdA family dioxygenase: MQLAESMIEDWRAFTTNVSLADAVITGPAIIVTWGDGRVSPFHFMWLRDNCACNQCVHPLTREQVFEIADVPDDLAAQAASIGGAGALHVQWTDGHRSVYTPGWLRAHAYDDASRAERHRAGKAHPWAAEYGAALATFDWRDVEHDDAALHAWLSALRATGLTLLRGVPVEPGSVAAVARRISFIRESNFGVLFDVASKPMPDSNAYTSINLPPHTDLPTRELQPGLQFLHCLVNDAPGGDSIFIDGFALATHLREHEPDAFATLSSTAFEFWNKSATSDYRASAPIIALDGRGEVIEVRHANFLRGPIDAPLASMPAIYEAYRRFIELARDERFRVRHRLAAGEMWAFDNRRVLHARTEFDPQLGARHLQGCYIDRDELLSRIRVLERALPPGS, translated from the coding sequence CCGGGCCTGCCATCATCGTTACCTGGGGCGACGGACGAGTCTCGCCGTTTCATTTCATGTGGCTGCGTGACAACTGTGCGTGCAACCAGTGCGTTCACCCACTTACCCGCGAACAGGTATTCGAAATCGCCGATGTACCTGATGACCTTGCCGCTCAGGCCGCGTCGATAGGAGGGGCGGGGGCATTGCATGTCCAGTGGACGGATGGGCACCGAAGCGTCTATACACCGGGCTGGCTACGAGCTCATGCTTATGACGACGCCTCGCGTGCCGAGCGTCATCGCGCTGGCAAGGCGCATCCCTGGGCCGCTGAATATGGCGCCGCGCTGGCGACGTTTGACTGGCGCGATGTCGAACATGACGACGCTGCGTTACATGCCTGGCTGAGCGCGCTTCGCGCAACGGGGCTTACGTTATTGCGTGGCGTGCCCGTTGAACCTGGCAGTGTCGCGGCCGTCGCGCGACGCATTTCGTTTATCCGCGAAAGCAATTTTGGCGTGCTGTTTGACGTTGCGTCAAAGCCCATGCCAGACAGCAACGCATATACGTCGATCAATCTGCCGCCGCATACCGATTTGCCAACGCGTGAGTTGCAACCCGGTTTGCAGTTTTTACATTGCCTCGTCAATGATGCCCCCGGTGGAGACAGCATCTTTATTGATGGTTTTGCGTTGGCGACACATTTACGTGAGCACGAGCCTGATGCATTTGCCACGCTGTCCTCTACGGCGTTCGAGTTCTGGAACAAAAGTGCGACAAGCGATTATCGTGCATCGGCGCCGATCATCGCGCTCGATGGCCGTGGCGAAGTGATTGAAGTGCGTCACGCCAACTTCCTGCGCGGCCCGATCGACGCGCCACTGGCTAGCATGCCCGCCATTTACGAGGCATACCGGCGCTTTATCGAATTAGCCCGTGATGAACGTTTTCGTGTTCGACACCGGCTCGCGGCGGGCGAAATGTGGGCCTTCGATAACCGGCGTGTGCTTCACGCCCGGACCGAATTCGATCCTCAATTGGGTGCGCGGCATTTGCAAGGGTGTTATATCGACCGTGACGAGTTGCTGTCGCGTATCCGGGTGCTGGAACGTGCGCTGCCGCCAGGCTCCTGA